A single region of the Phycisphaerae bacterium RAS1 genome encodes:
- a CDS encoding MinD/ParA/CobQ/CobA-like protein translates to MTESATLGTLIAVGNQKGGVGKTTNSVNIAAALGQGGYRCLIIDLDPAAGATKHLGIPQNSFAGTLELLTTDETIDHLVITEKMPRGVDLVPSRAQLSELDTLLSKFVDRTTILERPIADARERYDFIFLDTAPAAADITTVAAYSTAEWFLLSAFPHPLSLGGLTEAFKDNADVRRHRNPKLEVLGVIFTNVDGRATKLRAELEVVVNAALPGRRFETSISQAVVLPELSGKGKSVFQVPGFTKLKVANQYLRLAAEIEHRVLHREAFLRGDLGPFQSATVCTPHTPDEFSDLSDQTVFVNP, encoded by the coding sequence ATGACTGAATCAGCGACCCTTGGAACCCTGATCGCCGTCGGCAATCAGAAAGGCGGAGTCGGCAAGACGACCAACAGCGTCAACATTGCCGCCGCGCTCGGTCAAGGCGGCTATCGCTGCCTGATCATCGACCTGGACCCGGCCGCCGGTGCCACCAAGCACCTGGGGATACCTCAAAACAGCTTCGCTGGAACTCTGGAGCTTCTTACGACCGACGAGACCATCGACCACCTCGTGATCACGGAAAAAATGCCTCGCGGCGTGGACCTGGTTCCGTCGCGGGCGCAGTTGTCGGAGCTCGACACGCTCCTCTCGAAGTTTGTCGATCGCACCACCATCCTTGAACGACCCATTGCGGACGCGCGTGAGCGCTACGACTTCATCTTCCTGGATACGGCGCCGGCCGCGGCCGACATCACCACCGTCGCTGCGTACTCCACGGCCGAGTGGTTCCTGTTGTCGGCCTTTCCTCATCCGCTATCGCTCGGCGGACTGACGGAGGCGTTCAAGGACAACGCCGACGTGCGTCGGCATCGCAATCCGAAGCTCGAAGTGTTAGGCGTGATCTTTACCAACGTCGATGGCCGGGCGACCAAGTTGCGCGCGGAGCTGGAGGTGGTCGTGAATGCGGCACTGCCTGGACGACGGTTTGAGACTTCGATTTCGCAGGCCGTTGTACTGCCAGAGCTTTCGGGCAAGGGCAAGTCGGTCTTTCAGGTTCCGGGATTCACGAAGCTCAAGGTCGCCAACCAGTATCTTCGCCTCGCTGCGGAAATCGAGCACCGCGTGCTGCACCGGGAGGCCTTTCTGCGCGGCGATCTCGGCCCGTTTCAATCCGCGACCGTTTGTACGCCGCACACACCGGACGAATTCAGCGACCTGAGCGACCAGACCGTATTTGTGAATCCGTAG